One region of Quercus lobata isolate SW786 chromosome 2, ValleyOak3.0 Primary Assembly, whole genome shotgun sequence genomic DNA includes:
- the LOC115966542 gene encoding uncharacterized protein LOC115966542 produces MATWGIWERRNRVREGQKTWGPEMVIHRASELLQEYRDVQPVNLRMAVRSMDLHWKPPDSGVYKVNFDGTLFLEQRCAGLGVVVRDSTRLVTAVLSQRVRLPSSADVVEALATRRAICFAQELSLHNVVIEGYSLKIIQAITDTRPMQTLYGHIIDEIRLLSSSFICNFLHVNRKGNKLAHALARRAVLSADTDV; encoded by the coding sequence ATGGCTACTTGGGGTATCTGGGAGAGGAGAAACAGGGTGAGGGAGGGACAGAAAACTTGGGGTCCTGAGATGGTGATACACCGAGCTTCAGAGCTTTTGCAGGAGTATCGGGATGTGCAACCGGTGAATCTGCGGATGGCTGTTCGGAGTATGGATTTACATTGGAAGCCACCTGATTCAGGTGTTTACAAAGTAAACTTTGATGGCACTTTATTTCTGGAACAGAGGTGCGCCGGCTTAGGGGTGGTTGTTAGGGACTCGACTAGGCTTGTTACGGCTGTGTTAAGTCAGAGAGTGAGGCTCCCAAGTTCGGCTGATGTGGTGGAGGCTTTGGCAACTCGAAGGGCCATTTGCTTTGCTCAAGAACTCAGCCTTCATAATGTGGTGATTGAAGGGTACTCTTTGAAAATTATTCAAGCCATTACCGATACTAGGCCAATGCAGACTTTGTATGGACATATTATTGATGAGATTAGActgttatcttcttcttttatttgtaattttttgcaTGTCAATCGAAAGGGCAATAAGTTAGCTCATGCCCTTGCTAGACGAGCAGTTTTATCTGCTGATACCGATGTGTAG